Proteins from one Salinispora arenicola genomic window:
- a CDS encoding ABC transporter ATP-binding protein: MADNDILVEVRDLKVHFPIKRGVLFDRTIGHVKAVDGVDLQIPRGKTYGLVGESGCGKSTLGRALLQLTAPTSGEVVFDGVELTTLPSARLRSMRRRMQMIFQDPMSSLDPRQNVESILTEGLHTHGIGSDRDERRTIIGEALDKVGLPRWALSRYPHEFSGGQRQRIGIARALVLGPELIVADEPVSALDVSIQAQVVNLLDELQDSLGLTYLVIAHDLAVVRHISDTVGVMYLGALVEEASSDRLYTEPLHPYTRALMSAVPVPDPDVEDRRERILLAGDLPSPANPPAGCRFHTRCPWAQPTRCADERPVLRDIGGTRVACHWAERIASGELRPQQVGVRAARPVDGGEALRPVSTPAPADEVDSGEA, from the coding sequence GTGGCTGACAACGACATCCTCGTCGAGGTCCGTGACCTGAAGGTGCACTTTCCGATCAAGCGGGGGGTGCTGTTCGACCGCACGATCGGCCACGTGAAGGCGGTCGACGGGGTCGACCTGCAGATTCCGCGCGGGAAGACGTACGGGCTGGTAGGCGAGTCCGGGTGCGGCAAGTCCACGCTCGGCCGGGCACTGCTCCAGCTGACCGCACCGACCAGTGGTGAGGTCGTGTTCGACGGTGTCGAGCTGACCACGCTGCCGTCGGCCCGGCTGCGGTCCATGCGTCGTCGGATGCAGATGATTTTCCAGGATCCGATGTCCAGCCTGGACCCGCGGCAGAACGTCGAGTCGATCCTCACCGAGGGCCTGCACACCCACGGCATCGGCAGCGACCGAGACGAGCGGCGCACGATCATCGGGGAGGCGCTCGACAAGGTGGGCCTGCCCCGCTGGGCGTTGTCCCGTTACCCGCACGAGTTCTCCGGTGGGCAGCGGCAGCGCATCGGCATCGCCCGGGCGTTGGTCCTCGGTCCGGAACTGATCGTCGCCGACGAACCGGTGTCCGCCCTGGACGTGTCGATCCAGGCGCAGGTGGTCAACCTACTTGACGAACTGCAGGACAGCCTGGGTCTCACCTATCTGGTGATCGCGCACGACCTGGCCGTCGTGCGGCACATCTCCGACACGGTCGGCGTCATGTACCTCGGGGCTCTCGTCGAGGAAGCGTCGAGCGACCGGCTCTACACCGAACCGCTGCACCCCTACACTCGGGCGCTCATGTCGGCGGTGCCGGTGCCGGACCCGGACGTGGAGGACCGCCGCGAGCGTATTCTGCTCGCTGGTGACCTGCCGTCGCCGGCCAACCCGCCGGCGGGCTGCCGGTTCCACACCCGCTGCCCGTGGGCCCAGCCGACCCGCTGTGCCGACGAACGGCCGGTGCTGCGGGACATCGGTGGCACCCGGGTCGCCTGCCACTGGGCCGAGCGGATCGCCAGCGGGGAACTCCGTCCACAGCAGGTGGGGGTGCGAGCCGCCCGGCCAGTGGATGGTGGCGAAGCCCTGCGGCCGGTGTCGACCCCGGCTCCTGCCGACGAGGTGGATTCCGGCGAGGCCTGA
- a CDS encoding ABC transporter ATP-binding protein, with the protein MALLEVDDLTVTFARRGQRTVNAVDGVSFSVDAGEVVGLVGESGCGKSVTSLAIMGLLPRHPGTRIDGTAVFDGSDLLQLDDRARRDIRGRDVAMIFQDPLSSLNPVIPIGLQVTEVLARHRGLTGDAARREAVGLLDRVGIPDPDRRLKEYPHQLSGGMRQRALIAMAVACRPRLLIADEPTTALDVTIQAQILELLKELVRDSGTALVMITHDLGVVAGMCDSINVLYAGRVVETARRRPLFREPRHPYTAGLLGSVPRLDSGRGEPLNPIPGSVRDVLSWPDGCAFAPRCARRTDACLDAAPSMVRTHDGRSYRCVHPMPLPGATAEQARGTGSVNPERGTVPAQAGSGDQPVASGPERREEDNRG; encoded by the coding sequence ATGGCACTACTCGAAGTGGACGACCTCACCGTCACGTTCGCCCGGCGGGGGCAGCGTACGGTCAATGCGGTCGACGGTGTGTCCTTCTCGGTCGACGCCGGCGAGGTCGTCGGCCTGGTCGGCGAGTCCGGCTGCGGCAAGAGCGTCACCTCACTGGCGATCATGGGATTGCTGCCCCGGCACCCCGGCACCCGCATCGACGGCACGGCGGTCTTCGACGGCAGCGACCTGCTCCAGCTCGACGACCGCGCCCGGCGGGACATCCGTGGACGCGACGTCGCGATGATCTTCCAGGACCCGCTCTCCTCGCTGAATCCGGTGATCCCGATCGGTTTGCAGGTGACCGAGGTGCTGGCCCGCCACCGGGGGTTGACGGGCGACGCGGCGCGCAGGGAGGCGGTCGGTCTGCTGGACCGGGTCGGCATCCCGGATCCGGACCGGCGGCTGAAGGAGTATCCACACCAGCTCTCCGGCGGCATGCGGCAACGGGCGTTGATCGCGATGGCGGTGGCCTGCCGGCCGCGGCTGTTGATCGCGGACGAGCCGACCACCGCGCTGGACGTCACCATCCAGGCGCAGATCCTGGAACTGCTGAAGGAACTGGTCCGGGACTCCGGCACCGCACTTGTCATGATCACTCACGATCTGGGGGTGGTCGCCGGGATGTGCGACAGCATCAACGTGCTGTACGCGGGCCGGGTGGTCGAGACCGCCCGCCGACGTCCGCTGTTCCGCGAGCCACGGCACCCGTACACCGCGGGTCTGCTTGGCTCGGTGCCCCGGCTGGACAGCGGGCGGGGCGAGCCGCTCAACCCGATCCCGGGCTCGGTACGCGACGTGCTGTCCTGGCCGGACGGTTGCGCGTTCGCGCCGCGCTGTGCCCGGCGGACCGACGCCTGCCTCGATGCGGCACCGTCGATGGTGCGCACGCACGACGGCCGTAGCTACCGCTGTGTCCACCCGATGCCGCTGCCCGGCGCAACCGCAGAGCAGGCCCGGGGCACCGGGTCGGTGAACCCTGAGCGGGGCACCGTCCCGGCCCAGGCTGGTTCGGGCGACCAGCCCGTGGCGTCGGGCCCCGAGCGGCGCGAGGAGGACAACCGTGGCTGA
- a CDS encoding aspartate kinase, with protein MALVVQKYGGSSVDNAERIKRVAERIVAARKAGDDVVVVVSAMGDTTDELTDLANQVSPLPPGRELDMLLTAGERISMALLAMAIHNLGYEARSFTGSQAGVITTSVHGRARIIDVTPGRLKGALDEGAVVIVAGFQGVSQDTKDVTTLGRGGSDTTAVALAAALNADVCEIYSDVDGVFSADPRIVPDARHIRQITYEEMLELAACGAKILALRAVEYARRAGLPVHVRSSYSTSTGTMVTGSMEDLPVEQALITGVAHDRSEAKVTIVGVPDEPGSAASIFDTVAGAEINIDMIVQNVSTEGTGRTDISFTLPKTDGPTAMAALSKIQDNVKFKGLLYDDHVGKVSLIGAGMRSHPGVAAGFFAALGQAGVNIEMISTSEIRVSVVCRDTDLDAAVRAIHEAFELGGETEAVVYAGTGR; from the coding sequence GTGGCACTCGTGGTGCAGAAGTACGGTGGGTCCTCCGTCGACAACGCCGAGCGGATCAAGCGGGTGGCCGAGCGGATCGTCGCCGCCCGCAAGGCCGGCGACGACGTGGTGGTGGTGGTCTCCGCCATGGGGGACACCACCGACGAGTTGACGGACCTGGCGAACCAGGTCAGCCCGCTGCCGCCGGGCCGCGAGTTGGACATGCTGCTCACCGCCGGGGAGCGCATCTCGATGGCGTTGCTCGCCATGGCGATCCACAACCTGGGGTACGAGGCGCGGTCGTTCACCGGCTCGCAGGCCGGCGTCATCACCACGTCGGTGCATGGCCGGGCGCGAATCATCGACGTCACGCCGGGTCGGCTCAAGGGTGCCCTCGACGAGGGCGCGGTGGTCATCGTTGCCGGCTTCCAGGGCGTATCGCAGGACACCAAGGACGTCACCACCCTGGGTCGCGGTGGGTCGGACACCACTGCCGTGGCCCTCGCCGCCGCGCTCAACGCCGACGTCTGTGAGATCTACAGCGACGTCGACGGCGTGTTCAGCGCTGATCCGCGGATCGTGCCGGACGCCCGGCACATCCGACAGATCACCTACGAGGAGATGCTGGAGCTCGCCGCCTGCGGCGCCAAGATTCTGGCTCTGCGCGCCGTGGAGTACGCCCGCCGGGCGGGGTTGCCGGTCCACGTCCGTTCGTCATACTCGACCAGCACCGGCACGATGGTTACCGGATCGATGGAGGACCTTCCCGTGGAACAGGCACTGATCACCGGGGTCGCCCACGACCGCAGCGAAGCCAAGGTCACGATCGTCGGCGTGCCCGACGAGCCCGGTTCGGCCGCGTCGATCTTCGACACCGTCGCCGGAGCTGAGATCAACATCGACATGATCGTGCAGAACGTCTCCACGGAGGGCACCGGCCGGACGGACATCTCGTTCACCCTGCCCAAGACCGACGGCCCCACCGCGATGGCCGCGCTCAGCAAGATCCAGGACAACGTCAAGTTCAAGGGGCTGCTCTACGACGACCACGTCGGCAAGGTCTCGCTGATCGGTGCCGGAATGCGCTCACACCCGGGCGTGGCGGCCGGCTTCTTCGCCGCCCTCGGCCAGGCCGGCGTGAACATCGAGATGATTTCCACCTCGGAAATCCGCGTGTCCGTGGTGTGCCGTGACACCGACCTGGACGCCGCGGTGCGCGCTATCCACGAAGCCTTCGAACTCGGCGGGGAAACCGAGGCGGTCGTCTATGCGGGGACGGGACGGTAG
- a CDS encoding aspartate-semialdehyde dehydrogenase, with the protein MASQPTLAVVGATGAVGTVLCELLTGRRNVWGEIRLVASRQSVGKTVRCRGEDLTVRGLTPEVFDGVDVAMFDVPDEVSAQWVPTAVDRGAVVVDNTGAFRMDRDVPLVVPEINPEQVRHRPKGIIGNANCTTLAMIVAVAPLHREYGLRELVLSSYQAVSDVGQAGVDTLHTQLVKIVGDRGLGSRPGDVRQAVGDDLGPFPAPLALNVVPWTGVSSDGGWSSDEVTLRNDSRKILELPDLKVTATCVRVPVVTGHSVAVHAVFGTEVDAEGAREVLRNAPGVIVVDDPAAGEFPMPIDAVGTDPSWVGRLRRALDDPRALDFFVTGDNLRKGAALNAAQIGEILAGELTQP; encoded by the coding sequence GTGGCGTCGCAGCCCACCCTGGCTGTGGTTGGGGCGACCGGTGCCGTCGGCACCGTGCTGTGTGAGCTGCTGACCGGGCGTCGGAACGTCTGGGGTGAGATTCGGCTCGTCGCCTCCCGTCAGTCCGTTGGCAAGACGGTGCGATGTCGGGGTGAGGACCTGACCGTCCGGGGGCTCACCCCGGAGGTGTTCGACGGCGTCGACGTGGCAATGTTCGACGTTCCGGATGAGGTGTCGGCCCAGTGGGTGCCGACGGCGGTTGACCGGGGTGCGGTCGTGGTGGACAACACCGGCGCGTTCCGGATGGACCGCGACGTCCCGCTGGTCGTTCCAGAAATCAACCCGGAGCAGGTCCGACACCGGCCGAAGGGCATCATCGGCAACGCGAACTGCACGACCCTCGCCATGATCGTCGCGGTGGCACCGCTGCACCGCGAATACGGCCTGCGCGAACTGGTGCTGTCCTCCTACCAGGCGGTGTCCGACGTCGGGCAGGCCGGAGTGGACACCCTGCACACCCAGCTCGTCAAGATTGTCGGAGATCGCGGGCTCGGCTCCCGTCCGGGGGACGTGCGACAGGCTGTCGGCGACGACCTGGGCCCGTTCCCCGCGCCGCTTGCGCTGAACGTGGTGCCCTGGACCGGTGTGTCCAGCGATGGTGGTTGGTCATCCGACGAGGTGACGCTGCGCAACGACTCCCGCAAGATTCTCGAGCTGCCTGATCTGAAGGTCACCGCCACCTGCGTCCGGGTACCCGTGGTCACCGGGCACTCGGTGGCGGTGCATGCCGTGTTCGGCACCGAGGTCGACGCCGAGGGAGCCCGCGAGGTGCTGCGCAACGCGCCGGGCGTGATCGTGGTCGACGACCCGGCAGCGGGCGAGTTTCCGATGCCGATCGATGCCGTCGGTACCGATCCGTCCTGGGTCGGCCGCCTCCGACGTGCCCTGGACGACCCCCGTGCGCTCGACTTCTTCGTGACCGGGGACAACCTTCGTAA
- a CDS encoding ABC transporter permease — protein MTIGTGKKERLDRLAELVARDDERGVSLWQEAFRRLRRNPAAIIGAVILTIFILVALIGPFFVPYGPKDTIGIREGLVRSGQGIIPGASAEHWFGYDHQGRDVFSRMIVGARQTLLVGVVATLIGLAVGALIGGVAGAAAGLGGRWGRTVDNVLMRFIDMMLALPSLLLAVSIAALLGASLSTVMIAVGMVSVPVFARLLRVSMIAQANSDYVLAATSLGVRKPKIALVHIVPNSLAPVIVQATLTLATAIIEAAALSFLGLGNPDTAVPEWGVMLADAQPYLGIRPALAIFPAVAIIITALGFTLLGEAMREALDPKLRK, from the coding sequence ATGACGATCGGGACAGGGAAGAAGGAGCGGCTGGACCGGCTCGCCGAACTGGTGGCCCGGGACGACGAGCGGGGGGTCAGCCTCTGGCAGGAGGCGTTCCGGCGGCTGCGGCGGAACCCCGCCGCCATCATCGGTGCCGTCATCCTGACGATCTTCATCCTGGTGGCGCTGATCGGCCCGTTCTTCGTCCCCTACGGTCCGAAGGACACCATCGGGATTCGCGAGGGCCTGGTGCGCTCGGGGCAGGGCATCATCCCGGGTGCCTCCGCCGAGCACTGGTTCGGCTACGACCACCAGGGTCGGGACGTGTTCAGCCGCATGATCGTCGGGGCGCGGCAGACCCTGCTGGTCGGCGTGGTCGCCACGCTGATCGGTCTGGCCGTCGGCGCGCTGATCGGTGGTGTCGCCGGGGCGGCTGCCGGCCTGGGTGGCCGGTGGGGGCGCACGGTCGACAACGTGCTCATGCGCTTCATCGACATGATGTTGGCGCTGCCCAGCCTCCTGCTCGCGGTGAGTATCGCCGCCCTGCTCGGGGCGAGCCTCAGCACCGTCATGATCGCGGTGGGCATGGTGTCTGTGCCGGTCTTCGCCCGCCTGTTGCGCGTGTCGATGATCGCACAGGCCAACAGTGACTACGTGCTTGCGGCAACGTCACTCGGTGTCCGAAAGCCGAAGATCGCCCTGGTCCACATCGTGCCGAACTCGCTGGCTCCGGTCATCGTGCAGGCCACCCTCACCCTGGCCACCGCGATCATCGAGGCCGCCGCGCTCTCGTTCCTCGGCCTCGGCAACCCGGACACGGCCGTGCCCGAGTGGGGCGTCATGCTCGCCGACGCACAGCCGTACCTCGGTATCCGACCCGCGCTGGCCATCTTCCCGGCGGTAGCGATCATCATCACCGCGCTTGGCTTCACCCTGCTCGGTGAGGCGATGCGTGAGGCTCTCGACCCGAAGCTGCGGAAGTAG
- the leuA gene encoding 2-isopropylmalate synthase, with protein sequence MTTEALRMAHPAVTPDAETDPIARQQPSRMPYHRYQPYQQQFRTDLPDRSWPNRRVETAPRWCAVDLRDGNQALIDPMSPERKRRMFQLLVQLGYKEIEVGFPSASQSDFDFVRQLIEQDLIPDDVTIQVLTQCREHLIDRTFAALRGTKRAIVHFYNSTSTLQRRVVFGLDRDGITDIATTGARLCQKYAEIHTPDTDIHYEYSPESYTGTELDYALEVCAKVIEVVDPTPDHRLIVNLPATVEMAMPNVYADSIEWMHRHLPRRDSLVLSLHPHNDRGTGVAAAELGLLAGADRIEGCLFGNGERTGNVDLVTLGLNLFSQGIDPMIDFSNIDEIKRTVEYCNQLPVHERHPYVGDLVYTAFSGSHQDAIKKGFDALSADAATAGVPVEKHSWAVPYLPIDPKDLGRTYEAVIRVNSQSGKGGVAYVMQTEHQLDLPRRLQIEFSGVVQQVTDNDGGEVDPQTMWEIFAGQYLLDHQTNPSVTLTDYTLATVDGKVEFEAVVGYDGERHTVTAVGNGPVDAYVNALQSLGVNVRVLDYHEHALSSGGDAQAAAYVECEVDGRTVWGAGVDANIVTATIRAVTSAVNRTR encoded by the coding sequence ATGACCACGGAGGCACTCCGCATGGCCCACCCTGCTGTCACCCCTGACGCTGAGACTGATCCGATCGCCCGGCAACAGCCCAGCCGCATGCCGTACCACCGCTACCAGCCCTACCAGCAGCAGTTCCGCACCGACCTACCGGACCGCAGCTGGCCGAACCGGCGCGTCGAGACCGCGCCGCGCTGGTGCGCGGTCGACCTGCGGGACGGCAACCAGGCTCTCATCGACCCGATGTCGCCCGAGCGCAAGCGACGGATGTTCCAGCTCCTGGTACAGCTGGGCTACAAGGAAATCGAGGTGGGCTTCCCGTCGGCGAGCCAATCCGACTTCGACTTCGTCCGACAGCTCATCGAGCAGGACCTGATCCCCGACGACGTCACCATCCAGGTGCTGACCCAGTGCCGGGAGCACCTGATCGACCGCACCTTCGCGGCACTGCGGGGCACGAAGCGGGCGATCGTGCACTTCTACAACTCGACGTCAACGCTGCAACGCCGGGTGGTCTTCGGACTGGACCGGGACGGCATCACCGACATCGCGACCACCGGCGCCCGGCTCTGCCAGAAGTACGCGGAGATCCACACCCCGGACACGGACATCCACTACGAGTACTCGCCCGAGTCGTACACCGGCACGGAACTGGACTACGCCCTGGAGGTCTGCGCAAAGGTGATCGAGGTCGTCGACCCGACGCCCGACCACCGACTGATCGTCAACCTGCCGGCCACCGTCGAGATGGCGATGCCGAACGTGTACGCCGACTCGATCGAGTGGATGCACCGACACCTGCCCCGGCGGGACAGTCTGGTGCTCAGCCTGCACCCGCACAACGACCGCGGCACCGGGGTGGCCGCCGCCGAACTGGGCCTGCTGGCCGGAGCGGACCGAATCGAGGGCTGCCTGTTCGGCAACGGCGAGCGCACCGGCAACGTGGACCTGGTGACCCTGGGCCTGAACCTCTTCTCCCAGGGCATCGACCCGATGATCGACTTCTCGAACATCGACGAAATCAAACGTACGGTCGAATACTGCAACCAGCTACCCGTGCACGAGCGCCACCCGTACGTCGGGGACCTCGTCTACACCGCCTTCTCCGGCTCCCACCAGGACGCGATCAAGAAGGGATTCGACGCCCTGTCGGCAGACGCCGCGACCGCCGGCGTTCCCGTCGAGAAGCACTCGTGGGCGGTGCCGTACCTGCCGATCGACCCGAAGGACCTGGGCCGCACCTACGAGGCCGTCATCCGGGTCAACTCGCAGTCCGGCAAGGGCGGCGTCGCGTACGTCATGCAGACCGAGCACCAGCTGGACCTGCCCCGCCGGCTCCAGATCGAGTTCTCCGGCGTGGTCCAGCAGGTCACCGACAACGACGGCGGCGAAGTCGACCCACAAACCATGTGGGAGATCTTCGCCGGACAGTACCTGCTCGACCACCAGACGAACCCCTCGGTCACGCTGACCGACTACACGCTCGCCACTGTCGACGGCAAGGTCGAGTTCGAGGCGGTCGTCGGGTACGACGGCGAACGGCACACCGTTACCGCGGTCGGCAACGGCCCGGTCGACGCGTACGTCAACGCACTACAGTCACTCGGAGTCAACGTCCGCGTCCTCGACTACCACGAACACGCCCTCTCCTCCGGCGGGGACGCCCAGGCCGCCGCGTACGTGGAATGCGAGGTGGACGGCCGCACGGTGTGGGGCGCCGGCGTGGACGCCAACATCGTCACCGCCACCATCAGGGCGGTGACCAGCGCCGTCAACCGCACCCGCTGA
- a CDS encoding MFS transporter yields MTPPSLRLRTPAGVGTLLAAVLASGMVFLDATVVNVALPRLGDDLDATVSDLQWTVNGYLLMLAAFVLLGGALGDRFGRRRVFLLGVVWFTVASVLCGLAQDTGQLIAARLLQGAGAALLTPGSLSVLQASFHPDDRGRAIGAWAGFSGVSTALGPFVGGWLIDELSWRWIFFLNVPLAVLVVLAALRWVPESRDEDVSRTRTGESGRRRFDVLGALLGAVALAGVTFALIDAPARGVASRSVLLAIAAGVLGSVAFVLVERRRGESAMLPTGLFSSRLFSVLNIFTVVIYAALGGFTFFVAVYLQNVAGWSALGTGLALLPVTVLLLVGSPLAGDLATRIGPRLPLVVGPVVSAAGLILLRQVGADASYWRDVLPGVVLFGVGLTLVVAPLTASVLAAVADRFAGVASGFNNAASRAGGLLAVAALPLLVGLSGTDYERPDELTSAYRGALAWCAGLLLVGAVLAAVFVHRPRRVPPPSQPCQSLPAATGPEQRGGESS; encoded by the coding sequence ATGACGCCACCCTCTCTCCGGCTGCGCACTCCCGCAGGGGTTGGGACACTGCTCGCTGCGGTGCTCGCCTCCGGCATGGTTTTCCTCGACGCCACCGTGGTCAACGTGGCACTTCCCCGTCTCGGCGACGACCTCGACGCCACCGTTTCGGATCTGCAGTGGACGGTCAATGGCTACCTGCTGATGCTCGCCGCCTTCGTGCTGCTTGGTGGCGCGCTCGGCGACCGGTTCGGCCGGCGGCGGGTCTTCCTGCTCGGGGTGGTGTGGTTCACCGTCGCGTCGGTGCTGTGCGGGCTGGCCCAGGACACCGGGCAGCTCATCGCGGCCCGGCTCTTGCAGGGCGCCGGAGCGGCCCTGCTCACCCCCGGCTCCCTGTCGGTCCTGCAGGCCAGCTTCCACCCGGATGACCGGGGGCGGGCCATCGGTGCCTGGGCCGGCTTCTCCGGCGTGTCCACCGCGCTTGGCCCGTTCGTCGGCGGCTGGCTGATCGACGAGCTCTCCTGGCGGTGGATCTTCTTCCTCAATGTGCCGTTGGCGGTGCTGGTGGTGCTGGCCGCCCTGCGCTGGGTGCCGGAGAGCCGGGACGAGGACGTGTCGCGTACCAGGACCGGGGAGTCGGGTCGCCGCCGATTCGACGTACTCGGCGCGCTGTTGGGGGCGGTCGCCCTGGCCGGGGTGACGTTCGCCTTGATCGACGCACCGGCTCGGGGCGTCGCGTCCCGATCGGTGTTGCTCGCCATCGCGGCCGGGGTGCTCGGCTCGGTGGCCTTCGTGCTGGTCGAGCGCCGCCGCGGGGAGTCCGCGATGCTGCCCACCGGCCTGTTCAGCAGTCGGCTGTTCTCCGTGCTGAACATCTTCACCGTGGTGATCTACGCGGCGCTCGGCGGGTTCACCTTCTTCGTTGCCGTCTACCTCCAGAACGTGGCCGGCTGGTCGGCGCTGGGCACCGGCCTCGCCCTGCTACCGGTGACCGTCCTGCTGCTGGTCGGCTCACCGCTGGCTGGTGATCTGGCGACCCGGATCGGGCCACGGCTGCCGTTGGTCGTGGGGCCGGTGGTGTCCGCCGCCGGGCTGATCCTGCTCCGTCAGGTGGGGGCGGACGCGTCGTACTGGCGGGACGTGCTTCCGGGGGTGGTTCTCTTCGGGGTCGGACTGACCCTGGTGGTGGCGCCGTTGACGGCTTCCGTGCTGGCCGCCGTCGCCGATCGCTTCGCCGGCGTGGCGAGTGGCTTCAACAACGCCGCCTCGCGCGCTGGCGGGCTGCTCGCCGTGGCTGCCCTGCCGCTACTGGTCGGCCTCTCCGGCACCGACTATGAGCGGCCGGACGAGTTGACAAGCGCCTACCGTGGAGCGTTGGCCTGGTGCGCCGGGCTGCTGCTGGTGGGCGCTGTGTTGGCCGCGGTCTTCGTGCACCGCCCGCGCCGGGTGCCGCCACCGTCGCAGCCCTGCCAGTCGCTCCCCGCCGCCACCGGGCCCGAGCAGAGGGGAGGGGAGTCTTCGTGA
- a CDS encoding HNH endonuclease family protein, with the protein MRGTRSQSLLAAALALGLAGCVSVSTPDPTPATDGGNVTEKLAELTVTSAGSMRGYSRDRFPHWRGTGKNCDVRDTVLKRDGEAIKLSGCNVVGGRWESVYDGRVLTDPSEVDVDHMVPLANAWRSGANRWTDAKRGDFANDIQLPHLFAVSRTANRSKGDQDPSQWRPANRSYWCRYAENWVTVKHHWQLTVNTAEKAALTEMLGGCTWASTP; encoded by the coding sequence GTGCGTGGTACCAGATCACAATCGCTGCTCGCGGCAGCGCTGGCGCTCGGCCTGGCCGGCTGCGTCTCGGTCAGCACACCGGACCCGACGCCCGCCACCGACGGCGGGAACGTCACGGAGAAGCTGGCCGAGCTGACGGTGACCAGCGCCGGCTCGATGCGGGGATACAGTCGCGACCGCTTCCCCCACTGGCGGGGCACCGGCAAGAACTGCGATGTCCGGGACACCGTGCTCAAGCGGGACGGCGAGGCCATCAAGCTCTCCGGCTGCAACGTGGTCGGTGGACGCTGGGAGAGCGTGTACGACGGCCGGGTCCTCACCGATCCCTCCGAGGTGGACGTCGACCACATGGTGCCGTTGGCGAACGCCTGGCGATCCGGTGCGAACCGGTGGACCGACGCGAAGCGAGGCGACTTCGCCAACGACATCCAACTGCCGCACCTCTTCGCGGTCTCCCGCACTGCCAACCGGTCGAAGGGTGACCAGGACCCGTCCCAGTGGCGACCGGCGAACCGGTCGTACTGGTGCCGCTACGCCGAGAACTGGGTCACGGTGAAGCACCATTGGCAGCTGACAGTGAACACCGCGGAGAAGGCCGCACTGACCGAGATGTTGGGGGGCTGCACGTGGGCGAGCACCCCGTGA
- a CDS encoding nitroreductase family protein: protein MTDLTPLIAFRWSPRSFDPGADLSPTEVDLLLEAARWAPSAANRQPWRFAVGHRDGETWKRIMVNLPERDQRWAGRASMLLLAAHLVAAVDPTEDPAYDLGHAVAQLTVQATALGLHLRQLRDLDRAGIAADLDLPSDIRPAVVVAIGRLGDPLDLPTDLINSEIGFRRRRPVADLLLASAAATPVS, encoded by the coding sequence ATGACCGACCTCACCCCGCTGATTGCCTTCCGCTGGAGCCCTCGGTCCTTCGACCCCGGCGCCGACCTCAGCCCGACAGAGGTCGACCTCCTTCTGGAGGCGGCCCGCTGGGCACCCTCGGCAGCGAACCGACAACCGTGGCGCTTCGCCGTCGGCCACCGGGACGGCGAGACCTGGAAACGGATCATGGTCAACCTCCCGGAACGGGACCAACGGTGGGCTGGCCGTGCCTCGATGCTGCTGCTCGCCGCGCACCTCGTGGCCGCCGTCGACCCGACCGAGGACCCCGCCTACGACCTGGGGCACGCCGTGGCCCAGCTGACCGTGCAGGCGACCGCGCTCGGGCTGCACCTACGCCAGCTACGCGACCTGGACCGCGCCGGCATCGCCGCTGACCTCGACCTTCCCTCCGACATCCGGCCGGCGGTGGTGGTCGCGATCGGCCGGCTCGGCGACCCGCTCGACCTCCCCACCGACCTGATCAACTCAGAGATCGGCTTCCGGCGACGCCGGCCAGTCGCCGACCTCCTCCTGGCCAGTGCGGCTGCGACCCCCGTCTCATAG